Proteins encoded in a region of the Salvia miltiorrhiza cultivar Shanhuang (shh) unplaced genomic scaffold, IMPLAD_Smil_shh original_scaffold_180_2, whole genome shotgun sequence genome:
- the LOC131003220 gene encoding AT-hook motif nuclear-localized protein 7-like, with protein MEVEDRESTDSGSLSGNPDSDSPPLSGGDYVSHGGVGGGAGGGGGMVPEVASMGIGMGLEKSAAAVGVGGGGVGGGGLVIDGGGAAVLGGGGGLGVRGGGNGDLTMAKKKRGRPRKYDADGNLNPAYIRSPTAMQAAAGFTLSTPRSYENSSGSKRGRGKHSATGNWQILASLGELFANTAGGDFTPHVVTVHTGEDVAGKILTFAQKGHRGICVLSANGSVSNVTLRQPSTSGGLLTCEGRFEILTLTGSYTVSDNGGIKSRSGGLSVSLASPDGRVIGGGVAGLLMAASPIQIVVGSFVPNGFKMQKRKQQSEPRMAPAAHCPPATVTAATPISQAPPETNIYPNQASHYQGEADNSLSNKDQPNSASTDNTADWNGSDHRPYPDINISVSAEEH; from the exons ATGGAGGTTGAAGACAGGGAGAGCACGGATTCCGGCTCGCTGAGCGGCAATCCGGACTCCGATTCGCCGCCGCTCAGTGGTGGCGATTATGTTTCTCACGGCGGCGTTGGTGGCGGAGCCGGCGGTGGCGGTGGAATGGTGCCGGAGGTGGCGAGCATGGGTATAGGTATGGGTTTGGAGAAGAGCGCGGCGGCGGTGGGGGTGGGTGGCGGAGGCGTTGGAGGTGGCGGACTGGTGATTGATGGTGGTGGCGCCGCCGTGTTGGGTGGCGGAGGAGGACTAGGAGTGCGTGGTGGTGGTAATGGTGATTTGACGATGGcgaagaagaagagagggaggCCGAGGAAGTATGACGCCGACGGCAACTTAAATCCCGCGTATATTAGATCGCCGACGGCGATGCAGGCCGCCGCCGGCTTCACTCTGTCAACGCCGCGGTCGTATGAGAACTCCTCCGGCTCCAAAAGAGGCCGCGGTAAACATTCGGCCACCGGAAATTGGCAAATTCTTGCGTCTTTGG GTGAATTGTTTGCAAACACTGCAGGAGGGGATTTTACGCCGCATGTTGTGACTGTACATACAGGAGAG GATGTTGCTGGGAAGATACTCACCTTTGCTCAGAAGGGTCATAGAGGGATCTGTGTTCTTTCTGCCAATGGATCTGTCTCCAATGTTACGCTTCGCCAGCCCAGTACGTCTGGCGGTCTACTCACATGCGAG GGGCGTTTTGAGATCTTAACTCTAACGGGGTCATACACGGTCTCTGACAACGGTGGTATAAAAAGCCGATCTGGTGGATTAAGCGTTTCGCTAGCTAGCCCTGATGGTCGCGTAATAGGTGGTGGCGTTGCAGGTTTGCTCATGGCAGCTAGTCCGATCCAG ATTGTAGTCGGAAGCTTCGTGCCAAACGGTTTCAAGATGCAGAAGCGAAAGCAGCAGAGCGAGCCAAGAATGGCCCCTGCAGCCCACTGCCCTCCGGCCACTGTGACTGCAGCAACACCAATATCACAGGCGCCACCAGAGACGAACATCTATCCCAACCAGGCATCACACTACCAGGGGGAGGCCGATAACAGCTTAAGCAATAAAGACCAGCCAAATTCCGCGTCTACTGACAACACTGCTGATTGGAACGGCTCCGATCACAGGCCGTATCCTGACATTAACATTTCTGTATCTGCAGAGGAGCACTGA